A region from the Dinoroseobacter shibae DFL 12 = DSM 16493 genome encodes:
- a CDS encoding primosomal protein N': MRFEAGDLVAVLTTQPLDRTLDYKAPEGGCVQGDFVEVPLGPRKVVGVVWGPGQGDWDPAKLRRVLRVLDTPPMRDEMRAFLTRAARYTLTPMPAMLRLATRAPGLGDAPSMRKVLVAGEGEPARMTEARMRVMDALAAYGGAPVTQAELVEAAGVSASVIKGLVAAGAIHEQDTPRDLPYPPLDPARPGKPLTPEQEAAAGHLLHGIEAEAYGTTLLKGVTGSGKTEVYLEAVAACLAKGRQALVLLPEIALSAEFLTRVEARFGARPAEWHSGVTMTERRRCWRMVAEGGARFVVGARSALFLPFQDLGLIVVDEEHDTSYKQEEGVLYNARDMAVLRASLASAQVVLASATPSLESWANAEAGKYLRVDLGARFGAAELPEMAAIDMRAEEVPFGRWLSPSLKRAVTARLEAGEQSLLFLNRRGYAPVTLCRACGHQIGCETCDARMVEHRFQKRLMCHQCGATRAIPEACPSCEAEGKLAAVGPGVERLAEEAAEAFPDARIAVLSSDLFGSARALKAQIVEIAEGAADIIIGTQLVAKGHNFPLLTLVGVIDADLGLQGSDLRAAERTFQLMRQVAGRAGRAEKRGEALLQTYQPDHPVIRAILTGDEEAFWRAEAGERHAAGMPPYGRMAGIILSSPDLQEVFDLGNALARNHAPLSAVGATVYGPAPAPIARIRGRHRVRLLVTAPKGVALQDALARWVGQVKTGPNLRLAVDIDPQSFF, from the coding sequence GTGCGGTTTGAGGCGGGCGATCTTGTGGCGGTTCTGACCACGCAGCCGCTGGACCGGACGCTGGACTACAAGGCCCCGGAGGGGGGCTGCGTGCAGGGCGATTTCGTCGAGGTGCCGCTGGGCCCGCGCAAGGTCGTCGGCGTGGTCTGGGGGCCGGGGCAGGGCGACTGGGACCCGGCCAAGCTGCGCCGCGTGCTGCGGGTGCTGGACACCCCGCCCATGCGCGACGAGATGCGCGCGTTCCTGACCCGGGCGGCGCGCTACACCCTGACGCCGATGCCGGCGATGCTGCGGCTGGCCACGCGCGCGCCGGGGCTGGGCGACGCACCGTCGATGCGCAAGGTGCTGGTGGCGGGCGAGGGGGAGCCTGCGCGCATGACCGAGGCGCGGATGCGGGTGATGGACGCGCTGGCCGCCTATGGCGGTGCGCCGGTCACGCAAGCCGAGCTGGTCGAGGCCGCGGGCGTCAGTGCCTCGGTGATCAAGGGGCTGGTGGCCGCCGGTGCGATCCACGAGCAGGACACACCCCGCGACCTGCCCTATCCGCCGCTGGACCCCGCGCGGCCCGGCAAGCCGCTGACCCCCGAGCAGGAGGCCGCGGCGGGGCATCTTCTCCACGGGATCGAGGCGGAGGCTTACGGCACCACGCTGCTCAAGGGGGTGACCGGGTCGGGCAAGACCGAGGTCTACCTGGAGGCGGTCGCGGCCTGTCTGGCCAAGGGGCGGCAGGCGTTGGTGCTGCTGCCGGAGATCGCGCTGAGCGCGGAGTTCCTGACGCGGGTGGAGGCGCGGTTCGGCGCGCGGCCCGCCGAGTGGCATTCGGGCGTGACCATGACCGAGCGGCGGCGCTGCTGGCGGATGGTGGCCGAGGGCGGCGCGCGGTTCGTGGTGGGCGCGCGTTCGGCCCTGTTTCTGCCGTTTCAGGATCTGGGCCTGATCGTGGTCGATGAGGAACACGACACCTCCTACAAGCAGGAGGAGGGCGTGCTTTACAACGCCCGCGACATGGCGGTGTTGCGCGCCTCGCTGGCCTCGGCGCAGGTGGTGCTGGCCTCGGCCACGCCGAGCCTGGAATCCTGGGCCAATGCGGAGGCGGGCAAGTACCTGCGCGTCGATCTGGGAGCGCGTTTCGGGGCGGCGGAGCTGCCCGAGATGGCCGCGATCGACATGCGCGCCGAAGAGGTGCCCTTCGGGCGGTGGCTGTCGCCCAGCCTGAAACGTGCGGTCACTGCACGGCTGGAGGCGGGGGAGCAATCGCTGCTGTTCCTGAACCGGCGCGGCTATGCGCCCGTCACCTTGTGCCGGGCCTGTGGGCACCAGATCGGCTGCGAGACCTGCGACGCGCGCATGGTGGAGCACCGGTTTCAGAAGCGGCTGATGTGCCACCAGTGCGGCGCGACCCGTGCCATCCCCGAAGCCTGCCCGTCCTGCGAGGCCGAGGGCAAGCTGGCGGCGGTCGGCCCGGGTGTGGAGCGGCTCGCCGAGGAAGCGGCGGAGGCGTTTCCCGACGCCCGGATCGCGGTGCTGTCGTCGGACCTGTTCGGCTCGGCGCGCGCGCTCAAGGCCCAGATCGTCGAGATCGCCGAGGGGGCGGCGGACATCATCATCGGCACGCAGCTGGTGGCCAAGGGGCACAATTTCCCGCTGCTGACGCTGGTCGGGGTGATCGACGCCGATCTCGGGCTGCAGGGCTCGGACCTGCGCGCGGCGGAGCGGACATTCCAGCTGATGCGGCAGGTGGCGGGGCGCGCCGGGCGGGCGGAAAAGCGGGGCGAGGCGCTGTTGCAGACCTACCAGCCGGACCACCCGGTGATCCGCGCGATCCTGACCGGCGACGAAGAGGCGTTCTGGCGCGCCGAGGCCGGTGAGCGTCATGCGGCGGGGATGCCGCCCTATGGCCGGATGGCGGGGATCATCCTGAGTTCCCCTGACTTGCAGGAGGTGTTCGACCTGGGCAATGCGCTGGCGCGCAACCACGCGCCGCTCTCGGCGGTGGGGGCGACGGTCTACGGCCCCGCACCGGCGCCCATCGCGCGCATTCGCGGCCGGCACCGGGTGAGGCTGCTGGTGACGGCCCCAAAAGGGGTGGCGTTGCAGGATGCGTTGGCGCGCTGGGTGGGACAGGTCAAGACCGGGCCGAACCTGCGCCTGGCGGTGGACATCGACCCGCAGAGCTTCTTCTGA
- the fsa gene encoding fructose-6-phosphate aldolase, which translates to MKFFVDTADVAAIAELNDLGMVDGVTTNPSLILKSGRDITEVTKEICELVDGPVSAEVVATQADAMIAEGRKLAEIAENITVKLPLTWDGLKACKTLTDEGKMVNVTLCFSANQALLAAKAGASFISPFIGRLDDLNVDGMELIEDIRTIYDNYGYETEILAASIRTVNHMKEAALIGADVATAPPGVIKQMANHVLTDKGLAAFLSDWEKTGQKIL; encoded by the coding sequence ATGAAGTTTTTCGTCGATACCGCAGATGTGGCCGCCATTGCCGAACTCAATGACCTCGGGATGGTGGACGGGGTGACCACGAACCCGTCGCTGATCCTGAAATCCGGCCGCGACATCACCGAAGTCACCAAGGAGATCTGCGAGCTGGTCGATGGACCCGTCAGCGCCGAAGTGGTCGCCACCCAGGCCGACGCCATGATCGCCGAGGGCCGCAAGCTGGCCGAGATCGCCGAGAACATCACCGTCAAGCTGCCGCTGACCTGGGACGGGCTGAAGGCCTGCAAGACGCTCACGGACGAGGGCAAGATGGTCAACGTCACCCTTTGCTTCTCGGCCAACCAGGCGCTGCTGGCGGCCAAGGCGGGTGCGAGCTTCATCTCGCCCTTCATCGGGCGGCTCGACGATCTGAACGTCGACGGGATGGAACTGATCGAAGACATCCGCACGATCTACGACAATTACGGCTACGAGACCGAGATCCTCGCCGCCTCGATCCGCACGGTCAACCACATGAAGGAGGCCGCCCTGATTGGCGCCGACGTCGCCACCGCCCCGCCGGGCGTGATCAAGCAGATGGCGAACCACGTGCTGACCGACAAGGGACTGGCGGCTTTCCTGTCCGATTGGGAAAAGACTGGTCAGAAGATTCTCTAA
- a CDS encoding DUF484 family protein, with protein MTDPALKRHDLKERIMAEPDVILEDPDLMRALLSADAQRMGDNIVDLRGLAMDRLQARLGRLEDTHRSVIAAAYENLAGTNQVHRAVLSLLEPHDFAAFMHNLGGEVASLLQVDAIRLVLETDEATPDPALAALDEVLSIVPRGRIDTLIGTPNGLPARKVTLQAVQKHTAPIYGEAAPYIASEALLRLEFGEARLPGLMALGAEDASQFTPNQGTDLLSFFAKVVERAILRWIV; from the coding sequence ATGACAGACCCCGCGCTGAAGCGCCATGATCTCAAGGAACGGATCATGGCCGAACCGGACGTGATCCTGGAGGATCCCGACCTGATGCGGGCGCTTCTGTCGGCGGACGCGCAGCGGATGGGCGACAATATCGTCGATCTGCGCGGGCTCGCCATGGACCGGCTGCAAGCCCGGCTGGGCCGGCTCGAGGACACCCATCGTAGCGTGATCGCGGCGGCCTACGAGAACCTCGCCGGCACCAACCAGGTCCACCGCGCGGTGCTCAGCCTGCTGGAGCCCCATGATTTCGCGGCCTTCATGCACAATCTCGGGGGCGAGGTCGCGTCGCTGTTGCAGGTGGACGCGATCCGGCTGGTGCTGGAGACCGACGAGGCCACGCCCGACCCCGCGCTCGCTGCTCTCGACGAGGTGCTGAGCATCGTGCCCCGGGGCCGGATCGACACGCTGATCGGCACCCCCAACGGCCTGCCCGCGCGCAAGGTGACGCTGCAGGCGGTGCAGAAACACACCGCCCCGATCTATGGCGAGGCCGCGCCCTATATCGCGTCCGAGGCGCTTCTGCGGCTGGAGTTCGGCGAGGCCCGCCTGCCCGGCCTCATGGCCCTGGGGGCCGAAGACGCCAGCCAGTTCACCCCGAACCAGGGCACCGACCTTCTGTCCTTCTTCGCCAAGGTCGTCGAACGCGCCATCCTGCGCTGGATCGTCTGA
- a CDS encoding tyrosine recombinase XerC: MAHAALSPACADQLETWLTHLRALDDSPASTLSAYQRDVAGFLGFLARHDGGLASPARLRRITQSDMRAWMAAERRRGLGARSLARALSAVKSFFRWVGERDGFEPTAVLAARSPKYQRKLPRPLAEDAALEMIAQVELQAADSWIAARDVAVVTLLYGCGLRISEALGLTGAAAPLPEVLTIRGKGDKERIVPVLPAARTAVDTYLRLSPHPLEKDGPLFRGKRGGQLNPRVIAKVMEQARMQLGLPSSATPHAMRHSFATHLLAAGGDLRAIQELLGHASLSTTQAYTAVDATRLLEVYNAAHPKA; the protein is encoded by the coding sequence GTGGCGCACGCAGCCCTCAGCCCGGCCTGCGCGGACCAGCTGGAGACCTGGCTGACCCATCTGCGCGCGCTGGACGACTCACCGGCCAGCACGCTCAGCGCCTATCAACGCGACGTGGCCGGGTTCCTGGGGTTTCTCGCGCGCCATGACGGCGGGCTGGCCAGCCCCGCGCGGCTGCGCAGGATCACCCAGTCCGACATGCGCGCCTGGATGGCGGCGGAGCGGCGGCGCGGGCTCGGCGCGCGCTCGCTGGCCCGCGCGCTCTCGGCGGTGAAGTCGTTTTTCCGCTGGGTGGGCGAACGCGACGGGTTCGAACCCACCGCGGTGCTGGCTGCGCGCAGCCCGAAATACCAGCGCAAGCTGCCCCGCCCCCTGGCCGAGGACGCAGCCCTCGAGATGATCGCCCAGGTGGAGCTGCAAGCCGCCGACAGCTGGATCGCCGCCCGCGACGTGGCGGTGGTCACCCTGCTCTATGGCTGCGGGCTGCGAATCTCCGAGGCGCTGGGGCTCACCGGGGCCGCCGCGCCCCTGCCCGAGGTGCTGACCATCCGCGGCAAGGGCGACAAGGAACGGATCGTGCCGGTCCTGCCCGCCGCCCGCACCGCTGTCGACACCTATCTGCGCCTCTCCCCCCATCCGCTGGAAAAGGACGGGCCGCTCTTTCGCGGCAAACGTGGCGGGCAGCTGAACCCGCGTGTGATCGCCAAGGTGATGGAACAGGCCCGGATGCAGCTCGGCCTGCCCTCGAGTGCCACGCCCCACGCCATGCGCCATTCCTTCGCCACGCACCTTCTGGCCGCGGGCGGCGATCTGCGCGCGATCCAGGAATTGCTGGGCCATGCCTCGCTCTCGACCACCCAGGCCTATACGGCGGTGGACGCCACCCGGCTGCTGGAGGTCTACAACGCCGCCCATCCCAAGGCCTGA
- a CDS encoding DMT family transporter: MPLDVFLAVLVAAFLHAAWNAVIKTGGDKIAVMLIMTLVQGGLGLAIALTRPLPGPEVWGWLLASGVFHSLYKLALASAYERGDLSRVYPIARGAAPVLVLGIGAVALSDVITGLEAAAVVVLGCGILLMARGIFSLGENRALLPFALGSALATAGYSLVDGMGARVSGDAVGYVAWLFVLDAVFFAPVVLALRGRSLLAGPGRQDWLKGGVAALASYGAYAIAVWGMTRAPIALVAALRETSILFAVLIGWLVFGERMDRMKLLAAGLIVTGVVLMRV, translated from the coding sequence ATGCCCCTCGATGTCTTTCTTGCCGTTCTGGTCGCCGCCTTCCTGCACGCGGCGTGGAATGCGGTGATCAAGACCGGCGGCGACAAGATCGCCGTGATGCTGATCATGACGCTGGTGCAAGGCGGCTTGGGGCTGGCGATTGCCCTGACGCGTCCCCTGCCAGGCCCGGAGGTCTGGGGCTGGCTGCTGGCCTCGGGGGTGTTTCACAGCCTCTACAAGCTGGCGCTGGCCTCTGCCTATGAGCGGGGGGATCTGAGCCGGGTTTATCCAATCGCACGCGGCGCGGCGCCGGTGCTGGTGCTGGGGATCGGGGCTGTCGCGCTGAGCGATGTGATCACCGGCCTCGAGGCGGCGGCGGTCGTGGTGCTGGGATGCGGGATCCTGCTGATGGCGCGGGGCATCTTCAGCCTTGGCGAGAACCGCGCGCTCTTGCCTTTCGCGCTGGGATCGGCCCTGGCCACGGCGGGGTATTCCCTTGTGGACGGGATGGGCGCGCGGGTCTCCGGGGATGCGGTGGGGTATGTCGCGTGGCTTTTCGTGCTGGACGCGGTGTTTTTCGCCCCCGTGGTGCTGGCGTTGCGGGGCCGGTCGCTGCTGGCGGGGCCGGGGCGGCAGGACTGGCTGAAGGGCGGGGTGGCGGCGCTGGCCTCTTACGGGGCCTATGCGATCGCGGTCTGGGGAATGACCCGGGCGCCCATCGCATTGGTCGCGGCGCTGCGCGAGACCTCGATCCTGTTCGCGGTGCTGATCGGTTGGCTGGTCTTCGGCGAGCGGATGGACCGGATGAAGCTGCTGGCGGCCGGGCTGATCGTGACCGGCGTGGTGCTGATGCGGGTCTGA
- a CDS encoding DUF3253 domain-containing protein produces MSPGRADIRAALLALAARRGPGKTFCPSEVARGLAADWRALMPEIRAEAARLQAEGHLQGFQRGRPVDPATARGPIRLGLPRG; encoded by the coding sequence GTGAGCCCGGGCCGCGCCGATATCCGGGCGGCCCTGCTGGCGCTGGCGGCGCGGCGCGGGCCGGGCAAGACCTTCTGCCCGTCGGAGGTCGCGCGCGGTCTTGCCGCCGACTGGCGCGCGTTGATGCCCGAGATCCGGGCAGAGGCCGCGCGGCTGCAGGCCGAGGGGCATCTGCAGGGCTTCCAGCGCGGGCGTCCGGTCGATCCGGCAACCGCCCGGGGACCGATCCGGCTGGGCCTGCCGCGCGGCTGA
- the yghU gene encoding glutathione-dependent disulfide-bond oxidoreductase produces the protein MTEPTYTPPAVWTWETESGGKFASINRPVAGPTHDKALPVGEHGLQLYSLATPNGVKVTVLLEELLAAGHTGAEYDAWLIRINDGDQFGSGFVEVNPNSKIPALMDRTGETPVRVFESGAILLHLAEKFGAFLTGPEARAEMLSWLFWQMGSAPYLGGGFGHFYAYAPEKMEYPINRFAMETKRQLDVLDRHLAERDWMAGGVYTIADMAIWAWYGQLVLGRLYEAAEFLDVTSYTHVLDWAQRIDARPAVQRGRMVNRTFGDPAMQLHERHSAADFDTMTEDKRAAAG, from the coding sequence ATGACTGAACCCACCTATACCCCGCCCGCCGTCTGGACCTGGGAGACCGAGTCCGGTGGCAAGTTCGCCAGCATCAACCGTCCGGTCGCGGGGCCGACCCATGACAAGGCGTTGCCCGTGGGGGAGCATGGCTTGCAGCTTTATTCCCTGGCGACGCCGAACGGGGTGAAGGTGACCGTGCTGCTGGAGGAATTGCTCGCCGCGGGGCACACGGGGGCGGAATATGACGCCTGGCTCATCCGGATCAACGATGGCGACCAGTTCGGGTCGGGTTTTGTCGAGGTCAATCCGAATTCCAAGATCCCGGCGTTGATGGACCGGACCGGGGAGACACCCGTGCGGGTGTTCGAATCCGGTGCGATCCTGCTGCATCTGGCGGAGAAGTTCGGCGCGTTTCTGACCGGGCCCGAGGCGCGGGCGGAGATGCTCTCATGGCTGTTCTGGCAGATGGGCAGCGCGCCTTACCTCGGCGGCGGGTTCGGGCATTTCTATGCCTATGCGCCGGAGAAGATGGAATATCCGATCAACCGCTTCGCCATGGAGACCAAGCGCCAGCTCGACGTGCTGGACCGGCATCTGGCGGAGCGCGACTGGATGGCCGGCGGGGTCTATACCATCGCGGACATGGCGATCTGGGCCTGGTACGGGCAGCTGGTGCTGGGGCGGCTTTACGAGGCGGCGGAGTTCCTGGATGTGACCAGCTATACCCATGTGCTGGACTGGGCTCAGCGGATCGATGCGCGCCCGGCGGTGCAGCGGGGGCGGATGGTCAACCGCACCTTCGGGGACCCGGCGATGCAGCTGCATGAGCGGCATTCGGCGGCGGATTTCGACACCATGACCGAGGACAAGCGCGCCGCCGCCGGGTGA
- the ileS gene encoding isoleucine--tRNA ligase, whose amino-acid sequence MCADTPTANQYKDTLNLPKTDFPMRAGLPKREPEWLARWEEMGIYDRLREKAKAETRPAFTLHDGPPYANGNLHIGHALNKILKDMVVRSQQMMGRDARYIPGWDCHGLPIEWKIEEKYRAKGRDKDEIPVIDFRQECRTFAEGWVDVQREEFKRLGVTGNWEKPYLTMDFHAERVIAEEFMKFLMTGTLYQGSKPVMWSPVEKTALAEAEVEYHDRQTDAIWVKFPITKARVGESPVDEPDDHMGAGAQLLAEQLEESAVIIWTTTPWTIPQNRAICFGEGISYGLYEITATPEECWASVGDTYIMADALAEAALTQARVEGFTRRRDVTAGELSRVTCAHPFAGAEGAGGEWDFDVPLLAGDHVTDDAGTGFVHTAPSHGDDDYAIGVKHGLPMTYNVLDDSSYRADLPFFGGECILKPNGKPGGANKAVIAKLVELDRLLARQRITISDAHSWRSKAPVIRLNRPQWFAAIDKPVGDGNDTYGETIRQRALTSIDQLVTWTPQTGRNRLYSMIEARPDWVLSRQRAWGVPLTCFVKKGAQPADPDYLLRDPAVNARIVEAFENEGADSWYAEGAKARFLGNEHDPEAYEQVFDILDVWFDSGSTHAFVLRDREDGSEDGLADLYLEGTDQHRGWFHSSMLQACGTMGRAPYRGVLTHGFTLDAKGNKMSKSVGNTVAPEKVVQQYGADILRLWVAQSDYTVDLRIGDEILKNVADSYRRLRNTMRYLLGALSAFEEADRVAPEQMPEMERVILHMMADLDERVRAGYAAYDFQGVFQSVFHFATVTLSAQYFDIRKDALYCDKPDSLRRRAALTVMDAIFHRLTAWLAPILVFTCEEVWLERFPGPDSSIHLQDFPAPRPDWRHPEAVGRWEVIRGVRRVVTGGLELERQAKTIGASLEAAPTVHVPAHVAGMIDPELFADTCIVSQLTVSTDPVPEGAFTLPDVPGVGMVFARAEGEKCQRCWKILPDVGTHAHPGTCARCNDALDA is encoded by the coding sequence ATGTGCGCCGACACGCCGACTGCGAACCAGTACAAAGACACGCTGAACCTGCCGAAGACCGATTTCCCGATGCGCGCGGGCCTGCCCAAGCGGGAGCCCGAATGGCTCGCCCGGTGGGAGGAGATGGGGATCTACGACCGCTTGCGCGAGAAGGCGAAGGCCGAGACGCGGCCTGCCTTCACGCTCCATGACGGGCCTCCCTATGCCAACGGGAACCTGCATATCGGCCACGCGCTGAACAAGATCCTCAAGGACATGGTGGTTCGGTCCCAGCAGATGATGGGCCGCGACGCGCGGTACATCCCCGGCTGGGACTGCCACGGCCTGCCGATCGAGTGGAAGATCGAGGAGAAATACCGCGCCAAGGGCCGCGACAAGGACGAGATCCCCGTGATCGACTTCCGCCAGGAATGCCGCACCTTCGCCGAGGGCTGGGTCGATGTGCAGCGCGAGGAGTTCAAGCGCCTCGGCGTGACCGGCAACTGGGAAAAGCCGTACCTGACCATGGACTTCCACGCCGAGCGGGTGATCGCCGAGGAATTCATGAAATTCCTGATGACCGGCACGCTCTACCAGGGCTCCAAGCCGGTGATGTGGTCGCCGGTGGAGAAGACCGCGCTGGCCGAGGCGGAGGTCGAATACCATGACCGGCAGACCGACGCGATCTGGGTGAAGTTCCCGATCACCAAGGCGCGCGTGGGCGAGAGCCCGGTGGACGAGCCGGACGACCATATGGGGGCGGGCGCGCAATTGCTGGCCGAGCAGTTGGAGGAGTCGGCGGTCATCATCTGGACCACCACCCCCTGGACCATCCCGCAGAACCGCGCGATCTGCTTCGGGGAGGGGATTTCCTATGGTCTGTACGAGATCACGGCGACGCCGGAGGAGTGCTGGGCGTCCGTGGGCGATACCTACATCATGGCCGACGCGCTGGCCGAGGCCGCGCTGACCCAGGCGCGGGTCGAAGGGTTCACCCGGCGGCGCGATGTCACCGCCGGGGAGTTGAGCCGCGTGACCTGTGCCCATCCCTTCGCCGGGGCCGAGGGGGCCGGGGGCGAGTGGGATTTCGACGTGCCGCTTCTGGCCGGGGACCATGTGACCGACGATGCCGGGACCGGCTTCGTGCATACCGCGCCCAGCCATGGCGATGACGACTACGCCATCGGAGTCAAGCACGGGTTGCCGATGACCTATAACGTGCTGGATGACAGCAGTTATCGCGCCGATCTGCCGTTCTTCGGCGGCGAATGCATCCTCAAGCCCAACGGCAAGCCCGGCGGGGCCAACAAGGCGGTGATCGCCAAGCTGGTGGAGCTGGACCGGTTGCTGGCGCGCCAGCGGATCACGATCTCGGACGCGCATTCCTGGCGCTCCAAGGCGCCGGTGATCCGGCTCAACCGCCCGCAATGGTTCGCGGCCATCGACAAGCCCGTGGGCGACGGCAACGACACCTATGGCGAGACGATCCGCCAGCGCGCGCTGACCTCGATTGACCAGCTGGTGACCTGGACGCCGCAGACCGGGCGCAACCGGCTCTATTCGATGATCGAGGCACGGCCCGACTGGGTGCTCAGCCGTCAGCGGGCCTGGGGTGTGCCGCTCACCTGCTTTGTGAAGAAGGGTGCGCAACCTGCTGATCCCGATTATCTTCTTCGCGATCCGGCGGTGAATGCACGGATCGTCGAGGCGTTCGAAAATGAAGGCGCGGATTCCTGGTATGCCGAGGGCGCCAAGGCACGGTTCCTGGGCAACGAGCATGACCCGGAGGCCTATGAGCAGGTCTTCGACATCCTGGATGTGTGGTTCGATTCAGGATCCACCCATGCCTTCGTGCTGCGCGACCGCGAAGACGGGTCCGAGGACGGTCTGGCCGATCTCTACCTCGAAGGGACGGACCAGCATCGCGGCTGGTTCCATTCCTCGATGCTGCAGGCCTGCGGGACCATGGGGCGCGCGCCCTATCGCGGGGTGCTGACCCACGGCTTCACCCTGGATGCCAAGGGCAACAAGATGTCCAAATCCGTCGGCAACACCGTCGCGCCCGAGAAGGTCGTGCAGCAATACGGCGCGGACATCCTGCGGCTCTGGGTGGCGCAGTCGGATTACACGGTCGACCTGCGGATCGGGGACGAGATCCTCAAGAACGTCGCCGACAGCTACCGGCGGCTGCGCAACACCATGCGCTACCTTCTGGGGGCGCTGAGCGCGTTCGAAGAGGCCGACCGGGTGGCGCCCGAGCAGATGCCGGAGATGGAGCGGGTGATCCTGCACATGATGGCCGACCTCGACGAGCGGGTGCGCGCGGGCTACGCGGCCTATGATTTCCAGGGGGTGTTCCAGTCGGTCTTCCACTTCGCGACGGTGACCCTCTCGGCGCAGTATTTCGACATTCGCAAGGATGCGCTCTATTGTGATAAGCCCGACAGCCTGCGGCGGCGCGCGGCGCTGACGGTGATGGATGCGATCTTCCACCGGCTCACCGCCTGGCTCGCGCCGATCCTTGTGTTCACCTGTGAGGAGGTCTGGCTGGAGCGGTTCCCCGGGCCCGACAGCTCGATCCACCTGCAGGACTTCCCCGCGCCGCGCCCGGACTGGCGCCACCCGGAGGCCGTGGGCCGCTGGGAGGTGATCCGGGGCGTGCGCCGGGTGGTGACTGGCGGGCTGGAGCTGGAACGGCAGGCCAAGACCATTGGCGCTTCGCTGGAGGCGGCGCCGACCGTCCATGTGCCGGCCCATGTGGCTGGGATGATCGATCCGGAGCTTTTTGCCGATACCTGCATCGTCTCGCAGCTGACGGTGTCCACCGATCCGGTGCCCGAGGGGGCCTTCACCCTGCCGGATGTGCCCGGGGTCGGCATGGTCTTTGCCCGCGCCGAGGGGGAGAAATGCCAGCGCTGCTGGAAGATCCTGCCCGATGTGGGCACCCATGCCCATCCGGGCACCTGCGCGCGTTGCAACGACGCGTTGGACGCCTAG